The bacterium genomic interval CCGCGAGCGATCTCGTTGGCCACCGGTTCGTCGGCCTCGGCGTGGCTGATGAAGACGTCCGTCAATGAACACCCCCGTGAGAACGCCCGTCAGGCATCCATGTCCGCCCACTTCCGCGCCGCCCGCGCAAAAAACACCAGCGCCACGATCGCCGCCACCCCGATCCCAGCGAACGGCAGCAACACCATGTACTGGGGATTGTAGGTCCGCCACAGCAGGTCCGTCGCCGCGGCGGGGTCCAGCCCGGTGACCTCCTGCAGCCGTGCGAAGGCCCCGGTGCGCTCGACCCCGGCCGCCGCGTCGAGCGTGCCCAGCTTGCCGTCCCACGCCCGCCCCCCGCCGAAGTGCTCCACCAGGTACTTCTGCGCCAGCACCGCCTTCTCGCCGAAGTTCCCGTAGAAGTAGCCCTGCAGCTTCGAGCCGATCAGGCCGCCCACGCCCACCGGTATGTTCACGAACCCCAGGTACAGGCCCTTCTTGTCCGGGGGCGCGATCAGCGCCAGGTACTCGTTCTTCTTGGGGCCGGTCAGCATCTCGCCGAAGGAGAAGCCGACGACGCCCAGCAGGAACACCCAGCCCAGGTTGGTCAGGCCCGCGACCAGGACGCCGGCGGTCGCCATCCCCATGCCCAGGACCATCGACTCCAGCGTGCGCATCTTGCGCACCAGCCACGAGACCGGGATCATCAGCAGCACGATCAGCAGCGCGTTCAGATTCAGCAGGATCTCCTGCGGCACCTGCCAGCCGCGGTCGGTCTGGATGGCCCAGCTGTCGGGGAAGAAGGACGAGCCCAGGAAGAAGCGGGCGGTGCCGCCGGAGTCGTTCCAGTCGGTGAGGAAGTTCGGGTGCAGGTCCCAGAGCGTGTACATCATCAGCCAGAAGCAGCTCATGATCAGCAGCCAGGTCGCCAGGCGCCAGTCGCCCAGCGTGCGCAGCGTGCGCGCGAGCACCTGCCCCGGGTTCGCGGTCTTGTCGGAGCCGCTGGCGAAATCCTTGAAGGTGAACAGCATCAGGTAGTTCAGCGACATGACCGCCGCCGCGGTGAAGAACAGCGCCTGCCAGGAGTAGTCGTGCCGGATGAAGTTGGCGAGCATCGGCCCGATGGCTGCGCCCACGTTCACCACCCAGTAGAAGATGCCCCAGCCCAGCGAGGAGCTCTTGCGGTCGAGGTTCTGCGCCAGGCTGCCCTGCAGCGCCGGCTTGAAGAAGGCCGTGCCGGTGGCCAGGACCACGATGCCGAAGGTGAAGCCCAGGAGGCTGCGCTGCGTCGCCATCAGGCAGTAGCCCAGCACGTTGCCGGTGATCGCCAGGAACAGGCTGCGCTTGTAGCCGTAGCGGTCGGCGAAGCCGCCGGTGAAGGTCGGCAGGATCGACTGGAAGGCGAACCAGAGGGCGTAGATGGTGCCCTTGTCGGCGGCCGTGAAGTGCAGGCCGTGGGGGTCGTCGGCCTGCATGATGTAGATCGCCACCACCGAGCGCACCAGGTAGTAGGAGAGGCGCTCGAACATCTCGATCGTGTTGAGCAGCCAGTAGCCGGTGGTGAAGCCCAGCAGCCTGCGGCGGTCGGCCAGCGCGTCGGCGATCGGCGTGGTGGTCATGGGGCGGTCCTTTCGGGCCGGACAGTGCGGCTGCGGCCATCATGATTAGCTTGTCCCGGACAGGCGACAGAACGGACAGTATAACAAAGGGAGCCCCCCGCCATGTCCGGGAAAATCAAAGGAACGCTCCTCGCCTCCCTGCTGCTGGCGGCGACCCCCGCCCTCGCCCAGTCCGACTGGGGCCTGCGCGGCGGCCTGACCATCGACCCCGACCAGGTCCACGTCGGCGCCCACGTGAACGCGGGCGAGATCTTCAACGACGGCTACTTCCTGCCCAACGTGGAGGTCGGGTTCGGCGACCACGGCACCCTGATCGCCCTGAACCCGGAGCTGGTGTACCGCTTCGACCGGCCCAGCCGGTCCCGCTGGGGCTTCTACATCGGCGGCGGGCTCGGCATCAACATCTACGACTGGGACGACGGGCCCCGCGACTACCGCGACGACACGGACACCGAACTCGGGCTGAACATCCTGGGCGGCATGTCCCGGGCGCGCCGAGGCGGCGGGGACGTCTTCCTGGAACTGAAGCTGGGGGTGGCGGACTCGCCCGAAGCCAAGGTGACGGTCGGGATCGGGTTCGAGTAGTCTCCCACTCCAATGTGGGCTAATATGGATTAAATATCGTATAAATATAGATAAATGGATGTGGGTTCCTGATCCCATCCCGGGGCTTGACGGTCGGCATCTATTTGGCTATATTGCCAAACAGCCAACGACAGGAGGCCGCCATGGACGACAGCACCCGCCGCAAGTACGACTCCCGCGCCCGCGTCATCAAGGCCATGGGCCACGGCACCCGACTGTTCCTCGTCGATGAACTGTCGCGCGGGGAGCGCTGCGTCTGCGAGCTGCAGGAACTGGTCGGGGCCGACATGTCGACGGTCTCGAAGCACCTCGCGGTGCTGCGCGAGGCGGGCATCGTGCGGGACGAGAAGCGCGGCAACCAGGTCTTCTACTCGCTGCGCTGCCCCTGCGTGCTGAACTTCTTCGCCTGCGTCGAATCGGTGATGCAGACCTCGGCCACGCAGGCCGTGGAACTGGCGAGGTGAGCTGATGGATTGGCGCCGCGAGAGCAAAGTCCTCGGCCTGGTCGTCGTCGTGTTCGTCGGCCTGTACCACCTGCCCGTCGGGGCGCCCCGTTTCGACGGCGCCGTCGTCGAGGCCCTGTCGCTGGTGCGCTGGTACGCCCGCGAGCACGTGCTGCTCTGTCTGGTGCCGGCCTTCTTCATCGCCGGCGGCATCTCGGTCTTCGTGAACCAGGCGTCGGTCATGAAGTACCTGGGCGCCGGTGCACCCAAGGCCCTGGCCTACGGCGTGGCTGCGACCTCGGGCACGGTGCTGGCGGTCTGCTCCTGCACGGTGTTGCCGCTGTTCGCCGGCATCTACGGCCTGGGCGCGGGGATCGGCCCCGCGACCGCCTTCCTGTACTCCGGGCCGGCGATCAACGCCCTGGCGATCATCCTGACCGCGAGCGTGCTCGGCCTGAAGATCGGCGTGGCGCGGGCCGTGGGCGCGGTGGTCTTCAGCGTGGTGATCGGCCTGCTGATGCACGCCATCTTCCGCAAGGACGCGCGCGAGTCCGCGCTGGCCGCCGCCCCGCCGCCCGACGACCAGGGCGGTCGCCCCCTGCACCGCACGGCCCTGACCTTCGCGGCGATGGTCGCGGTCCTGATCTTCGCCAACTGGAGCGGCGCGGCCGGGGGCTTCTTCGGCGCCGTGCACGCCGTGAAGTGGTGGCTCACCGCCGCGGCGGCCGCCGGTCTCGGCGCGACGCTCGTGGCCTGGTACGGCCTGGCCTGGTGGAAGCCGCTCGCGGCAGCCGCGGCGGTGGCGTTGACGGCGCTGCTGCGGCGCGACGATCCGGTGCTGCCGTTCACCGTCGGCACGCTGGCCTTCGCCTGGGCCGTGGCGAGCCGACCGGGCGAGCTGCGCGAATGGTTCGCCGCCAGCTGGTCCTTCGCGAAGCAGATCCTGCCGCTGCTGCTCGGCGGCGTGTTCATCTCCGGCCTGTTGCTGGGGAGGCCCGGCCACGAGGGGCTGGTGCCCTCGGCCTGGATCGCCCAGGCGGTGGGCGGCAACTCCCTCGGCGCCAACTTCTTCGCCGCGTTCGCGGGCGCCCTGATGTACTTCGC includes:
- a CDS encoding metalloregulator ArsR/SmtB family transcription factor; its protein translation is MDDSTRRKYDSRARVIKAMGHGTRLFLVDELSRGERCVCELQELVGADMSTVSKHLAVLREAGIVRDEKRGNQVFYSLRCPCVLNFFACVESVMQTSATQAVELAR
- a CDS encoding MFS transporter; amino-acid sequence: MTTTPIADALADRRRLLGFTTGYWLLNTIEMFERLSYYLVRSVVAIYIMQADDPHGLHFTAADKGTIYALWFAFQSILPTFTGGFADRYGYKRSLFLAITGNVLGYCLMATQRSLLGFTFGIVVLATGTAFFKPALQGSLAQNLDRKSSSLGWGIFYWVVNVGAAIGPMLANFIRHDYSWQALFFTAAAVMSLNYLMLFTFKDFASGSDKTANPGQVLARTLRTLGDWRLATWLLIMSCFWLMMYTLWDLHPNFLTDWNDSGGTARFFLGSSFFPDSWAIQTDRGWQVPQEILLNLNALLIVLLMIPVSWLVRKMRTLESMVLGMGMATAGVLVAGLTNLGWVFLLGVVGFSFGEMLTGPKKNEYLALIAPPDKKGLYLGFVNIPVGVGGLIGSKLQGYFYGNFGEKAVLAQKYLVEHFGGGRAWDGKLGTLDAAAGVERTGAFARLQEVTGLDPAAATDLLWRTYNPQYMVLLPFAGIGVAAIVALVFFARAARKWADMDA
- a CDS encoding permease, with product MDWRRESKVLGLVVVVFVGLYHLPVGAPRFDGAVVEALSLVRWYAREHVLLCLVPAFFIAGGISVFVNQASVMKYLGAGAPKALAYGVAATSGTVLAVCSCTVLPLFAGIYGLGAGIGPATAFLYSGPAINALAIILTASVLGLKIGVARAVGAVVFSVVIGLLMHAIFRKDARESALAAAPPPDDQGGRPLHRTALTFAAMVAVLIFANWSGAAGGFFGAVHAVKWWLTAAAAAGLGATLVAWYGLAWWKPLAAAAAVALTALLRRDDPVLPFTVGTLAFAWAVASRPGELREWFAASWSFAKQILPLLLGGVFISGLLLGRPGHEGLVPSAWIAQAVGGNSLGANFFAAFAGALMYFATLTEIPILQGLLGSGMGQGPALSLLLAGPALSLPSILVLRTIMGLRRTLVFLALVVVLSTVTGALFGWLAY